From a region of the Panthera uncia isolate 11264 chromosome B1, Puncia_PCG_1.0, whole genome shotgun sequence genome:
- the SPARCL1 gene encoding SPARC-like protein 1 isoform X2, with protein sequence MKTVVFLLYILGTATAIPTNARFLSNHPKPTADSLSSIQQAEVLVTPNNTAIPMLRVEDAENEKEIAVPVEDHPNHKAEKSSVLKPKEESQDQSADQDQSYSQELGLQDEEESESDLSENVEYIPSEGTLDPKEDTNEPQKKKRPENIDFLAPNISSIVDINQQESITKTEKKQEQPMNELHSQLNRTNKHSQDVNDQGNQEQDPNIPNGEEEGEEEPGEVSTHNNNEEREREFPKEHSNSKEDENSTKSDDVLEKSSEPTEVSKMQKDEFEQGDQEQEEDSSNAEMEEESASKITKHSQDAEWQSQEEKPEVTSNHEEMDKKTVSEALLVEPTGDGNTMPRNHGANDDGDDDPRHDATDDYEFIPSEAFLEAERSQSIFYHLKYEEEREREKERARENGNVDASEPGEYQGAKKTESLPNEGESSYEDNRMVHGTDSCMNFQCKRGHICKADQQGKPHCVCQDSVTCPPTKLLDQVCGTDNQTYASSCHLFATKCKLEGTKKGHQLQLDYFGACKSIPICTDFEVTQFPLRMRDWLKNILMQLYEPNPEHGGYLNEKQRNKVKKIYLDEKRLLAGDHSIDLLLRDFKKNYHMYVYPVHWQFGELDQHPMDRVLTHSELAPLRASLVPMEHCITRFFEECDPNKDKHITLKEWGHCFGIKEEDIDENLLF encoded by the exons ACAAATGCAAGGTTCCTGTCTAATCATCCAAAACCAACTGCTGATTCCTTGAGTTCCATCCAACAGGCTGAAGTGTTAGTAACACCTAACAACACTGCAATCCCCATGTTAAGGGTCGAAGatgcagaaaatgaaaaggaaattgcAGTGCCTGTAGAAGACCATCCCAACCATAAG gCTGAAAAATCTTCAGTACTAAAGCCAAAGGAGGAAAGCCAGGACCAGTCAGCAGATCAGGACCAGAGTTATAGCCAAGAGCTCGGGTTACAGGATGAAGAGGAGAGTGAAAGTGACTTAAGTGAGAATGTGGAGTACATACCATCTGAAGGTACATTGGACCCAAAAGAAGATACGAATGAGCCTCAAAAGAAAAAACGCCCAGAGAACATTGATTTCCTTGCTCCTAATATTAGTTCCATTGTAGATATTAACCAACAAGAAAGcatcacaaaaacagaaaaaaaacaagaacaaccaATGAATGAATTACATTCTCAGTTGAACAGGACCAACAAACATAGCCAAGATGTAAATGATCAAGGAAACCAAGAGCAGGATCCAAATATCCCcaatggagaagaggaaggggaagaagagccAGGTGAAGTCAGTACCCACAACAATAacgaagaaagggagagagaatttcccAAGGAGCATTCTAATAGCAAGGAGGATGAAAATAGTACCAAATCTGATGATGTTTTGGAAAAGTCCAGTGAACCAACTGAAGTAAGCAAAATGCAGAAAGATGAATTTGAGCAGGGTGACCAAGAACAAGAAGAGGACAGTTCCAatgcagaaatggaagaggaaagtGCATCAAAAATTACTAAGCACAGCCAAGATGCTGAATGGCAGAGCCAAGAAGAAAAACCTGAAGTTACCAGCAACCATGAGGAGATGGATAAAAAGACTGTTTCTGAGGCTTTGCTCGTGGAGCCTACTGGTGATGGTAACACCATGCCCAGAAATCATGGGgctaatgatgatggtgatgatgatccCAGACACGATGCAACTGATGACTACGAATTCATCCCAAGTGAGGCCTTCTTGGAGGCTGAAAGATCTCAGTCCATTTTCTATCACCTCAAAtatgaagaggaaagagaaagagaaaaagaaagagcacgtGAAAATGGGAATGTAGATGCCAGTGAACCTGGAGAATACCAAGGG GCCAAGAAAACAGAGAGCCTACCAAATGAAGGTGAAAGTTCATATGAAGACAACAGAATGGTACATGGTACTG ATTCTTGCATGAACTTCCAGTGTAAAAGAGGACACATCTGTAAAGCTGACCAACAGGGAAAACCCCACTGTGTTTGCCAAGATTCAGTGACTTGTCCTCCTACAAAACTCCTTGACCAA GTTTGTGGCACTGACAACCAGACCTATGCCAGCTCCTGTCATCTGTTTGCTACTAAATGTAAACTGGAGGGAACCAAAAAAGGGCACCAGCTACAACTGGATTATTTTGGAGCCTGCAAAT CTATTCCTATTTGTACAGACTTTGaagtgactcagtttcccctaaGGATGAGAGACTGGCTCAAGAATATTCTCATGCAGCTTTATGAGCCAAACCCTGAACACGGTGGATATCTaaatgagaagcagagaaataaa GTCAAGAAGATTTACCTGGATGAAAAGAGGCTGTTGGCTGGAGACCATTCCATTGACCTTCTCTTACGGGACTTTAAGAAAAACTACCACATGTATGTGTATCCTGTGCACTGGCAGTTTGGTGAACTTGACCAACATCCTATGGACAG AGTCTTAACACATTCTGAGCTTGCTCCTTTGCGAGCATCTCTGGTGCCCATGGAACACTGCATAACTCGCTTCTTTGAGGAGTGTGATCCCAACAAAGATAAGCACATCACCCTGAAGGAGTGGGGCCACTGCTTTGGAATTAAAGAAG aagACATAGATGAAAATCTCCTGTTTTGA
- the SPARCL1 gene encoding SPARC-like protein 1 isoform X1 encodes MVTLCLKTTLEGLESMKTVVFLLYILGTATAIPTNARFLSNHPKPTADSLSSIQQAEVLVTPNNTAIPMLRVEDAENEKEIAVPVEDHPNHKAEKSSVLKPKEESQDQSADQDQSYSQELGLQDEEESESDLSENVEYIPSEGTLDPKEDTNEPQKKKRPENIDFLAPNISSIVDINQQESITKTEKKQEQPMNELHSQLNRTNKHSQDVNDQGNQEQDPNIPNGEEEGEEEPGEVSTHNNNEEREREFPKEHSNSKEDENSTKSDDVLEKSSEPTEVSKMQKDEFEQGDQEQEEDSSNAEMEEESASKITKHSQDAEWQSQEEKPEVTSNHEEMDKKTVSEALLVEPTGDGNTMPRNHGANDDGDDDPRHDATDDYEFIPSEAFLEAERSQSIFYHLKYEEEREREKERARENGNVDASEPGEYQGAKKTESLPNEGESSYEDNRMVHGTDSCMNFQCKRGHICKADQQGKPHCVCQDSVTCPPTKLLDQVCGTDNQTYASSCHLFATKCKLEGTKKGHQLQLDYFGACKSIPICTDFEVTQFPLRMRDWLKNILMQLYEPNPEHGGYLNEKQRNKVKKIYLDEKRLLAGDHSIDLLLRDFKKNYHMYVYPVHWQFGELDQHPMDRVLTHSELAPLRASLVPMEHCITRFFEECDPNKDKHITLKEWGHCFGIKEEDIDENLLF; translated from the exons ACAAATGCAAGGTTCCTGTCTAATCATCCAAAACCAACTGCTGATTCCTTGAGTTCCATCCAACAGGCTGAAGTGTTAGTAACACCTAACAACACTGCAATCCCCATGTTAAGGGTCGAAGatgcagaaaatgaaaaggaaattgcAGTGCCTGTAGAAGACCATCCCAACCATAAG gCTGAAAAATCTTCAGTACTAAAGCCAAAGGAGGAAAGCCAGGACCAGTCAGCAGATCAGGACCAGAGTTATAGCCAAGAGCTCGGGTTACAGGATGAAGAGGAGAGTGAAAGTGACTTAAGTGAGAATGTGGAGTACATACCATCTGAAGGTACATTGGACCCAAAAGAAGATACGAATGAGCCTCAAAAGAAAAAACGCCCAGAGAACATTGATTTCCTTGCTCCTAATATTAGTTCCATTGTAGATATTAACCAACAAGAAAGcatcacaaaaacagaaaaaaaacaagaacaaccaATGAATGAATTACATTCTCAGTTGAACAGGACCAACAAACATAGCCAAGATGTAAATGATCAAGGAAACCAAGAGCAGGATCCAAATATCCCcaatggagaagaggaaggggaagaagagccAGGTGAAGTCAGTACCCACAACAATAacgaagaaagggagagagaatttcccAAGGAGCATTCTAATAGCAAGGAGGATGAAAATAGTACCAAATCTGATGATGTTTTGGAAAAGTCCAGTGAACCAACTGAAGTAAGCAAAATGCAGAAAGATGAATTTGAGCAGGGTGACCAAGAACAAGAAGAGGACAGTTCCAatgcagaaatggaagaggaaagtGCATCAAAAATTACTAAGCACAGCCAAGATGCTGAATGGCAGAGCCAAGAAGAAAAACCTGAAGTTACCAGCAACCATGAGGAGATGGATAAAAAGACTGTTTCTGAGGCTTTGCTCGTGGAGCCTACTGGTGATGGTAACACCATGCCCAGAAATCATGGGgctaatgatgatggtgatgatgatccCAGACACGATGCAACTGATGACTACGAATTCATCCCAAGTGAGGCCTTCTTGGAGGCTGAAAGATCTCAGTCCATTTTCTATCACCTCAAAtatgaagaggaaagagaaagagaaaaagaaagagcacgtGAAAATGGGAATGTAGATGCCAGTGAACCTGGAGAATACCAAGGG GCCAAGAAAACAGAGAGCCTACCAAATGAAGGTGAAAGTTCATATGAAGACAACAGAATGGTACATGGTACTG ATTCTTGCATGAACTTCCAGTGTAAAAGAGGACACATCTGTAAAGCTGACCAACAGGGAAAACCCCACTGTGTTTGCCAAGATTCAGTGACTTGTCCTCCTACAAAACTCCTTGACCAA GTTTGTGGCACTGACAACCAGACCTATGCCAGCTCCTGTCATCTGTTTGCTACTAAATGTAAACTGGAGGGAACCAAAAAAGGGCACCAGCTACAACTGGATTATTTTGGAGCCTGCAAAT CTATTCCTATTTGTACAGACTTTGaagtgactcagtttcccctaaGGATGAGAGACTGGCTCAAGAATATTCTCATGCAGCTTTATGAGCCAAACCCTGAACACGGTGGATATCTaaatgagaagcagagaaataaa GTCAAGAAGATTTACCTGGATGAAAAGAGGCTGTTGGCTGGAGACCATTCCATTGACCTTCTCTTACGGGACTTTAAGAAAAACTACCACATGTATGTGTATCCTGTGCACTGGCAGTTTGGTGAACTTGACCAACATCCTATGGACAG AGTCTTAACACATTCTGAGCTTGCTCCTTTGCGAGCATCTCTGGTGCCCATGGAACACTGCATAACTCGCTTCTTTGAGGAGTGTGATCCCAACAAAGATAAGCACATCACCCTGAAGGAGTGGGGCCACTGCTTTGGAATTAAAGAAG aagACATAGATGAAAATCTCCTGTTTTGA